The Malus domestica chromosome 13, GDT2T_hap1 genome includes a window with the following:
- the LOC103423726 gene encoding nudix hydrolase 17, mitochondrial-like, which produces MMTCLVSRTGRELQRYNMGRRQVVGCIPYRYKDGSDELEVLVITSQKGNAFMFPKGGWELDESVEEAASRESLEEAGVLGNVECQLGKWCFMSKSQETYYEGYMFPLFVKEQLDLWPEKNVRQRIWMTAAKAREACQHWWMKEALDILVERLTSEQKQGEENVLACSFN; this is translated from the exons ATGATGACTTGTTTAGTTTCTCGGACAGGAAGGGAATTGCAGAGGTACAACATGGGCCGCCGGCAAGTCGTAGG ATGCATACCTTATAGATACAAAGATGGCAGTGATGAATTGGAAGTTCTTGTGATCACTTCACAGAAAGGCAATGCATTTATGTTCCCTAAg GGGGGTTGGGAACTTGATGAATCCGTAGAAGAAGCTGCTTCAAGAGAGTCACTAGAAGAAGCAGGTGTTTTAGGCAATGTTGAG TGTCAATTGGGAAAATGGTGTTTCATGAGCAAAAGCCAAGAGACATATTATGAAGGGTACATGTTTCCCTTGTTTGTCAAGGAGCAACTAGACCTTTGGCCTGAGAAGAATGTACGACAAAGAATATGG ATGACTGCAGCGAAAGCGAGAGAGGCATGCCAACATTGGTGGATGAAGGAAGCGTTGGACATTTTGGTCGAACGGCTTACCTCGGAACAAAAACAAGGGGAGGAGAATGTACTGGCTTGTTCTTTCAATTAA